A single Buteo buteo chromosome 17, bButBut1.hap1.1, whole genome shotgun sequence DNA region contains:
- the LOC142040946 gene encoding keratin, type II cytoskeletal 8-like, whose product METNSSRMYKGELLSPPPEELRILPSHFSSCFRTYPACALAFSRRSESDAMSQHFYRFGDGSFSSFSAHCGRLGGGRSPSTVSYCEDNRGEERYSGYGYGYGSRSLHNLGGFRDVSTGGGYGGEGGGYGRCLGFGGGRHLDRGFGRRGYFVGAFQGGEAGLGSMCGRSSGREVLGGGFGRSAFGEQGAGQGFGQAGVGRGIEAVRVNTNLLRPIQVQVDPEFQRVRSDEKEQIKALNNKFASFINKVQCLERQNQALLAKWELLQQQSARPEESRNIASFFQSYISNLQRQLEMLQSQKEQLDPEAYNMLQLVEDYKKRFEDEINKRASKEEEFVELKKELDSAYMRKMEFDVRVEILKQDLEFLRCLHEAELSQLQTVVGNTNVVLSMDNHRELNMDGIIEEVRQEYEAIAQRSKAEVDAMYQGRYQDLQNMWVNQREQVRNSYQEIQELIRQIQRLQQEIEIARRKNNSLQETIKDAEQRGSSAITDGQQKLQDLENALQQAKDDLTRLLHDYQELLNVKLALDIEIAMYRSLLEEEETR is encoded by the exons ATGGAGACTAACTCCTCCAGAATGTATAAAGGAGAACTTCTGTCACCCCCACCAGAGGAGCTGAGGATCCTTCCCTCtcatttctcctcctgcttcagAACCTACCCTGCCTGTGCTCTCGCCTTCTCTCGACGCTCTGAAAGCGACGCTATGAGCCAACATTTCTACCGATTTGGGGATGGGagtttcagttctttttctgctCACTGTGGCAGACTGGGTGGTGGGAGAAGTCCATCTACCGTAAGCTATTGTGAAGACAATAGAGGAGAAGAAAGGTACAGTGGGTATGGGTATGGTTATGGCAGCAGGAGTCTCCACAACCTTGGTGGGTTTAGGGATGTTTCTACTGGTGGAGGCtatggaggagaaggaggaggataTGGGAGGTGCCTGGGATTTGGTGGTGGGAGACATCTTGATAGGGGCTTTGGCAGAAGAGGATATTTTGTGGGAGCTTTTCAAGGTGGTGAAGCAGGGCTTGGTAGCATGTGTGGCAGAAGTTCAGGCAGGGAGGTTCTTGGAGGAGGCTTTGGTAGAAGTGCCTTTGGTGAACAAGGGGCTGGACAGGGTTTTGGGCAGGCTGGTGTTGGCAGAGGCATCGAGGCAGTCCGTGTCAACACCAACCTGCTGAGGCCAATACAAGTACAAGTCGACCCCGAGTTCCAGAGAGTGCGGTCAGATGAGAAAGAGCAGATCAAGGCTCTCAACAACAAATTTGCATCATTCATCAATAAG GTTCAATGTCTTGAGCGGCAGAACCAAGCTCTGCTGGCCAAATGGgaacttctgcagcagcaaagtgcCCGACCGGAGGAGAGCAGAAATATCGCCTCTTTCTTCCAATCTTACATCAGCAACCTGCAAAGGCAGCTAGAAATGCTCCAAAGCCAGAAGGAGCAGCTGGATCCAGAAGCTTATAATATGCTTCAGCTTGTTGAAGATTATAAAAAGAG ATTTGAGGACGAGATCAACAAGCGTGCATCTAAAGAAGAGGAGTTTGTGGAGCTTAAGAAG GAACTGGACAGTGCCTACATGAGAAAAATGGAGTTTGATGTTCGGGTGGAAATACTGAAGCAGGATCTTGAGTTCCTCAGATGCTTACATGAAGCT gagCTGTCCCAGCTTCAAACAGTAGTTGGCAACACCAATGTCGTTCTGTCCATGGACAACCATAGAGAACTGAACATGGATGGCATCATTGAAGAAGTCAGGCAGGAGTATGAGGCAATTGCTCAGAGAAGCAAAGCTGAAGTAGATGCCATGTATCAGGGCAGG TACCAGGACCTTCAGAACATGTGGGTAAATCAACGCGAGCAAGTGAGGAACAGTTATCAGGAAATCCAGGAACTTATCAGGCAGATCCAAAGACTACAACAAGAAATTGAAATTGCAAGGAGAAAG AATAACAGCCTCCAAGAAACCATTAAAGATGCTGAGCAGCGTGGGAGCTCTGCCATCACAGATGGCCAGCAAAAGCTTCAGGATTTGGAAAATGCCCTGCAGCAGGCCAAAGATGATCTCACTCGCCTTCTTCATGATTATCAGGAGCTCCTGAACGTGAAATTGGCCCTGGATATTGAAATTGCCATGTATAGATCACttcttgaggaggaggagaccaGGTAG
- the LOC142041202 gene encoding uncharacterized protein LOC142041202, producing the protein MSSGGGSSSGRRGSISGGGGSSGHGGSSYGSGGSICGGGSSGSGGSMSGGGHSSGGWGSSSGSGRCSPHSGGMSSGGGSSSGRRGSISGGGGGGGGSSGHGGLSSGSGGSISGGGSSGHGGSSYGSGGSICGEGGSGSGGSMSGGGHSSGGWGSSSGSGRCSPHSGGMSSGGGSSSGGGSSSGGGSSSGRRGSISGGGGSSRHGGSSYGSGGSISGGGSSGHGGSSYGSGGSICGGEGGSGSGSSMSGGGHSSGGWGSSSGSGRCSPHSGGMSSGGGSSSGRRGSISGGGGGGGGSSGHGGLSSGSGGSISGGGSSGHGGSSYGSGGSSSGGGGGIGSSGSGGSMSGGGHSSGGWGSSSGSGRCSPHSGGMSSGGGSSSVGGSSSGRRGSISGGGGSSGHGGSSYGSGGSICGGGGGSSGHGGSSSGSGGSISGRGSSGSGGSMSGGGHSSGGLGSSSGSGGSSSGGGSSGHGGSSSGSGRCSPHSGGMSSGGGSSSGRRGSISGGGGGGGGSSGHGGSSSGSG; encoded by the exons ATGAGCTCTGGtgggggcagcagctctggccggAGAGGTTCCATCTCTGGTGGCGGAGGAAGCTCAGGTCATGGAGGTTCGAGCTATGGCAGTGGTGGGTCCATCTGTGGAGGAGGAAGCTCCGGCAGTGGAGGCTCCATGTCTGGAG GTGGCCACAGCTCTGGAGGATGGGGATCCAGCTCTGGCAGTGGCAGATGCAGCCCCCACAGTGGGGGGATGAGCTCTGGtgggggcagcagctctggccggAGAGGTTCCATCtctggaggtggaggaggaggaggaggaagctcaGGTCATGGAGGATTGAGCTCTGGCAGTGGTGGGTCCATTTCTGGAGGCGGTAGCTCTGGTCATGGAGGATCGAGCTATGGCAGTGGCGGTTCCATCTGTGGAGAAGGAGGTTCAGGCAGCGGAGGCTCCATGTCTGGAGGTGGCCACAGCTCCGGAGGATGGGGATCCAGCTCTGGCAGTGGCAGATGCAGCCCCCACAGTGGAGGGATGAGCTCTGGtgggggcagcagctctggtggtggcagcagctctggtgggggcagcagctctggccggAGAGGGTCCATCTCTGGTGGCGGAGGAAGCTCACGTCATGGAGGTTCGAGCTATGGCAGTGGTGGGTCCATTTCTGGAGGAGGTAGCTCTGGTCATGGAGGATCGAGCTATGGCAGTGGTGGGTCCATctgtggaggagaaggaggctCAGGCAGTGGAAGCTCCATGTCTGGAGGTGGCCACAGCTCTGGAGGATGGGGATCCAGCTCTGGCAGTGGCAGATGCAGCCCCCACAGTGGGGGGATGAGCTCTGGtgggggcagcagctctggccggAGAGGTTCCATCtctggaggtggaggaggaggaggaggaagctcaGGTCATGGAGGATTGAGCTCTGGCAGTGGTGGGTCCATTTCTGGAGGAGGTAGCTCTGGTCATGGTGGATCGAGCTATGGCAGTGgtgggtccagttctggaggaGGCGGAGGAATTGGAAGCTCCGGCAGTGGAGGGTCCATGTCTGGAGGTGGCCACAGCTCCGGAGGATGGGGATCCAGCTCTGGCAGTGGCAGATGCAGCCCCCACAGTGGAGGGATGAGCTCTGGtgggggcagcagctctgttgggggcagcagctctggccgTAGAGGGTCCATCTCTGGTGGTGGAGGAAGCTCAGGTCATGGAGGATCGAGCTATGGCAGTGGTGGGTCCatctgtggaggaggaggaggaagctcaGGTCATGGAGGTTCGAGCTCTGGCAGTGGCGGGTCCATTTCTGGACGAGGAAGCTCCGGCAGTGGAGGCTCCATGTCTGGTGGTGGCCACAGCTCCGGAGGATTGGGATCCAGCTCTGGCAGTGGcgggtccagttctggaggaGGTAGCTCTGGTCATGGAGGATCGAGCTCTGGCAGTGGCAGATGCAGCCCCCACAGTGGAGGGATGAGCTCTGGtgggggcagcagctctggccggAGAGGGTCCATCtctggaggtggaggaggaggaggaggaagctcaGGTCATGGAGGTTCGAGCTCTGGCAGTGGC
- the LOC142040947 gene encoding uncharacterized protein LOC142040947, producing MSGGGHSSGGWGSSSGSGRCSPHSGGMSSGGGSSSGGGSSSGRRGSISGGGGGGGGSGHGGASSGSGGSICGREGGSGSGSSMSGGGHSSGGWGSSSGSGRCSPHSGGMSSGGGSSSVGGISSGRRGSISGGGGSSGHGGSSYGSGGSICGGGGGSSGHGGLSSGSGGSMCGGGGGSSGHGGSSSGSGGSICGGGSSGSGGSMSGGGHSSGGWGSSSGSGSCSPHSGGMSSGGGSSSGRRGSISGGGGSSGYGGLSSGSGGSISGGGSSGHGGSSSGSGGSSSGGGGGSSGHGGSSYGSGGSISGGRGGGSGSGGSISGGGHSSGGWGSSSGSGRCSPHSGGMSSGGGSSSGRRGSISGGGGGSSGLGGSSYGSGGSICGGEGGSGSGSSMSGGGHSSGGWGSSSGSGRCSPHSGGMSSGGGSSSGWIGSSSGGVGSSISRGSGSSHDGMCSSGSGGYGCGFGSSSGAEGFYSGESCGAGVYCSRGGPRESSSEGGWSS from the exons ATGTCTGGAGGTGGCCACAGCTCCGGAGGATGGGGATCCAGCTCTGGCAGTGGCAGATGCAGCCCCCACAGTGGGGGGATGAGCTCTGGtgggggcagcagctctggtggtggcagcagctctggccggAGAGGGTCCATCtctggaggtggaggaggaggaggaggctcaGGTCATGGAGGTGCGAGCTCTGGCAGCGGTGGGTCCATCTGTGGAAGAGAAGGAGGCTCAGGCAGTGGAAGCTCCATGTCTGGAGGTGGCCACAGCTCTGGAGGATGGGGATCCAGCTCTGGCAGTGGCAGATGCAGCCCCCACAGTGGAGGGATGAGCTCTGGtgggggcagcagctctgttggGGGCATCAGCTCTGGCCGTAGAGGGTCCATCTCTGGTGGTGGAGGAAGCTCAGGTCATGGAGGATCGAGCTATGGCAGTGGTGGGTCCatctgtggaggaggaggaggaagctcaGGTCATGGAGGATTGAGCTCTGGCAGTGGTGGTTCCAtgtgtggaggaggaggaggaagctcaGGTCATGGAGGTTCGAGCTCTGGCAGTGGCGGGTCCATCTGTGGAGGAGGAAGCTCAGGCAGTGGAGGCTCCATGTCTGGAGGTGGCCACAGCTCTGGAGGATGGGGATCCAGCTCTGGTAGTGGCAGTTGCAGCCCCCACAGTGGAGGGATGAGCTCTGGtgggggcagcagctctggccgTAGAGGGTCCATCTCTGGTGGTGGAGGAAGCTCCGGGTATGGAGGATTGAGCTCTGGCAGTGGTGGGTCCATTTCTGGAGGAGGTAGCTCTGGTCATGGAGGATCGAGCTCTGGCAGTGGcgg GTCCAgttctggaggaggaggaggaagctcaGGTCACGGAGGTTCAAGCTATGGCAGTGGTGGGTCCATTTCTGGTGGACGAGGAGGAGGCTCAGGCAGTGGTGGCTCTATTTCTGGAGGTGGCCACAGCTCCGGAGGATGGGGATCCAGCTCTGGCAGTGGCAGATGCAGCCCCCACAGTGGGGGGATGAGCTCTGGtgggggcagcagctctggccggAGAGGGTCCATATCTGGAGGTGGAGGCGGAAGCTCAGGTCTTGGAGGATCGAGCTATGGCAGTGGTGGGTCCATctgtggaggagaaggaggctCAGGCAGTGGAAGCTCCATGTCTGGAGGTGGCCACAGCTCTGGAGGATGGGGATCCAGCTCTGGCAGCGGCAGATGCAGCCCCCACAGTGGAGGGATGAGCTCTGGtgggggcagcagctctgggtgGATAGGATCCAGCTCTGGTGGTGTAGGAAGCTCAATCTCTCGAGGCAGCGGATCGAGCCATGATGGTATGTGCAGTTCTGGCAGTGGAGGGTATGGCTGTGGTTTTGGGTCTAGCTCTGGAGCAGAAGGGTTTTATAGTGGTGAGAGCTGTGGAGCTGGTGTATATTGTTCCAGAGGTGGTCCTAGAGAATCCAGCTCTGAAGGTGGGTGGTCTTCTTGA